Proteins encoded together in one Scheffersomyces stipitis CBS 6054 chromosome 5, complete sequence window:
- a CDS encoding predicted protein has protein sequence MQTFGHRDLVLYFLLTTIIITYDGQFFQFLFFLVQNSPFLIVKFPYIYLTRRIVCAFPFQSNFSQRATNSEYLVVQMLRYLYKILPMSSTARIFLDQRVFEILHRIRRIREFNDGLGDILFSRYSNVGEGQQDTEGLWIYSKSRADTKPHDILVLYVHGGAGFGRGTSHMYTEYLSIFTLNLLEQGFSNPGIYVPTFPDDKFDKYPHQLGTVLKAYEYLTSISNENCHLAVMGDSSGATLCLSLLLTLAEPSPMLVRTLLASQKEKLKIETTEQLAEYYQNLKKPAVALLVSPITNLFTDDTGSLKSTTSKDDYLSVQVVRGWAQEYLQDSLYYEEYKDSELAYFDPGQVQDKTWWKRAMPKYGMLISYGSEELLAPEIETFISKLSDEEIGSKIRVDKQDAQVHNWGLLAFYTERLIDHREVSLQIFSSVISRMLLWNTVSYFDSGAKHPTNIVTIDEDYV, from the coding sequence ATGCAAACGTTTGGACACAGGGATTTGGTTCtctattttcttcttaccACGATAATCATCACCTACGATGGGCAGTTCTTCcagtttttgttttttcttgttcaaaacTCGCCATTTCTTATTGTCAAATTCCCCTACATTTATCTTACTAGAAGAATTGTATGTGCATTTCCTTTCCAATCAAACTTCTCCCAGCGAGCCACTAATAGCGAATACTTGGTGGTTCAGATGCTAAGATATCTTTACAAGATCCTCCCAATGAGCAGCACTGCGCGGATATTCTTGGACCAACGTGTTTTTGAGATTCTTCACAGAATAAGGAGAATCAGGGAGTTCAACGACGGTTTGGGTGACATTTTGTTTAGCAGGTATCTGAACGTTGGAGAAGGTCAACAGGATACGGAGGGCTTGTGGATTTACTCCAAAAGCAGAGCTGACACCAAGCCCCATGATATATTGGTTCTTTATGTTCATGGCGGTGCTGgttttggaagaggaaCAAGTCATATGTATACTGAATACTTGTCTATTTTCAcattgaatttgttggaGCAGGGATTCTCCAACCCAGGAATCTACGTGCCTACTTTTCCTGACGACAAGTTTGACAAGTATCCCCATCAACTTGGCACTGTTTTGAAAGCGTACGAATATTTGACTTCTATTTCCAATGAAAATTGCCATTTGGCTGTTATGGGTGACTCCAGTGGTGCTACATTGTGCTTGTCATTATTATTGACGTTGGCCGAACCATCCCCCATGCTTGTTCGAACTCTACTAGCATCTCAGAAGGAGAAACtcaaaattgaaactaCTGAACAACTAGCGGAATATTaccagaacttgaaaaagccGGCAGTGGCATTGCTTGTCTCACCAATTACAAATTTGTTTACCGACGATACTGGGAGCCTCAAAAGTACAACTTCTAAAGATGACTACTTGAGCGTTCAAGTAGTGAGAGGTTGGGCACAAGAATACCTCCAGGATTCTCTTTATTATGAAGAATACAAGGATAGTGAGCTAGCTTACTTCGATCCTGGACAAGTGCAAGATAAGACCTGGTGGAAGAGAGCCATGCCCAAGTATGGAATGCTTATCAGTTATGGTAGCGAAGAATTACTCGCTCCTGAAATTGAGACTTTTATCCTGAAACTACTGGACGAAGAGATTGGATCCAAAATCAGAGTTGACAAACAGGATGCACAGGTTCACAATTGGGGTTTACTCGCCTTCTACACTGAGAGGTTAATCGACCACCGTGAAGTCAGTCTCCagattttctcttctgtcatttcaagaatgttGCTCTGGAATACGGTCAGCTACTTTGACTCTGGTGCAAAGCATCCTACCAATATTGTAACGATTGATGAAGACTATGTTTGA
- a CDS encoding predicted protein — MAPKRKLENSKSSKAKARKNDPKVVKPDLLTTEQIHSLIDEVHKSSKFNNLVELLNQYRIIKATLVLSNDEKTEISARQLTFSLFKCFSNLIKEGKLVAKKSDDDNRKLLVKWLVNKYNTFVDTSCDFIVSKFAEETSLQLDMLEILLNLIKIESQHFKSGSNDLFFPNTTYRKIVESLLLSENGDILSDGSSDNFIVLEFVDKFKKHWDLQFYFFNNFGEVLEDWKNTKTDSQLRAIFANFLTLTRNELLFTQDAEELENQSTWIQRKLPSIAYKQSTFKTQYQKAFLQVLSYPLQLSQYKSILLILHKRIIPNMAQPQSIMDFLTDCYDISDDPAIPILALNSLYELMRKYNLEYPDFYTKLYSLLTPELLYIRYRSRFFRLCDLFLTSTHLSSNLVASFIKKLARLSLGASASGVVIVIPFIYNLLKRHPTCMIMLHNIEGSKAEDYSDPYDYNEKDPLKTNAVRSSLWELETLMSHYHPNIATLAKVFGEPFRKHSYNMEDFLDWSYLTLLDSEKTRKYKTAAALEYEEFDHLFAADDDKKVYAEGWSL; from the coding sequence ATGGCGCCTAAGCGGAAATTAGAGAACTCCAAGTCGAGTAAAGCAAAGGCGAGAAAGAACGATCCCAAAGTGGTCAAACCAGATCTTTTGACAACTGAACAAATCCACAGTTTAATAGATGAGGTTCacaagtcttccaagttcaacaatcttGTAGAACTTTTGAACCAATATAGGATTATCAAGGCCACTCTTGTGCTACTGAATGATGAGAAAACAGAGATCTCGGCACGTCAGTTGacattttctcttttcaaatgTTTCCTGAATCTCATTAAGGAAGGTAAGTTGGTCGCAAAGAAATCAGACGATGACAATAGGAAGCTTTTAGTTAAATGGTTAGTTAACAAGTACAACACGTTTGTGGATACATCATGTGATTTCATTGTTTCCAAGTTTGCAGAGGAAACTTCCTTGCAATTGGACATGCTTGAGATCCTCCTCAACCTCatcaaaattgaaagtcAGCATTTCAAGTCTGGATCCAACGATCTTTTTTTCCCCAACACCACATATAGAAAGATTGTAGAATCGCTTCTTTTAAGTGAGAACGGTGACATTCTTTCAGACGGATCATCTGATAACTTCATAGTGTTGGAATTCGTAGACAAATTTAAGAAACATTGGGACTTGcaattctacttcttcaacaacttcgGTGAAGTGTTGGAGGACTGGAAGAATACCAAGACAGATTCTCAGTTAAGAGCCATCTTTGCTAACTTCTTAACCTTGACCAGAAACGAATTGCTCTTCACACAAGACGCCGAAGAATTAGAAAACCAATCGACTTGGATCCAAAGAAAGTTACCTTCTATTGCATACAAACAGTCTACATTCAAGACCCAATACCAGAAAGCTTTTCTTCAGGTATTGTCATATCCATTGCAACTTTCGCAATATAAGTCCATATTGCTTATATTGCATAAGAGAATCATCCCTAACATGGCACAACCACAGAGCATCATGGATTTCTTGACTGATTGCTACGATATTTCTGATGACCCAGCAATCCCTATTCTTGCATTAAACTCTCTCTATGAATTGATGAGAAAGTACAACCTCGAATACCCTGATTTCTACACCAAATTGTACTCGTTATTGACCCCAGAGTTGTTGTATATCCGTTACAGATCcagattcttcagattGTGTGATCTTTTCCTCACATCTACGCACTTGTCATCTAATTTGGTAGCCTCGTTTATTAAGAAATTGGCTAGATTATCTCTTGGAGCAAGTGCCTCAGGTGTAGTCATAGTGATTCCTTTCATCTATAATTTGTTAAAAAGGCATCCTACTTGTATGATCATGTTGCACAACATCGAAGGCTCCAAGGCTGAAGACTACAGTGACCCATACGACTACAACGAAAAGGATCCTCTTAAGACGAATGCAGttcgttcttctttgtGGGAATTGGAAACCTTGATGTCCCACTACCATCCTAATATCGCTACTTTGGCGAAGGTTTTCGGTGAGCCATTCAGAAAGCACAGTTACAACATGGAAGATTTCTTGGACTGGAGTTACCTCACTTTGTTGGACAGTGAAAAGACCAGAAAGTACAAAACTGCAGCTGCTTTGGaatatgaagaatttgatcaTCTTTTCGCAGCCGACGACGACAAGAAAGTTTATGCCGAAGGATGGTCATTGTAG
- a CDS encoding 60S ribosomal protein L21 (go_component intracellular; ribosome~go_function structural constituent of ribosome~go_process protein biosynthesis), translating to YSRGYRSGTRYAFQRDFKKHGTIALSTYLKVYKVGDIVDIKANGAVQKGMPHKYYHGKTGIVYNVTKSSVGVIINKVVGHRYLEKRVNLRVEHIKHSACRQEFLNRVKSNAAAKKEAKANGQQVQLKRQPAKPRGSRIITTEGNIPQTLAPVPYETFI from the coding sequence TATAGTCGTGGTTACAGATCCGGTACTCGTTACGCTTTCCAACGTGACTTCAAGAAGCATGGTACCATTGCTTTGTCCACCTACTTGAAGGTTTACAAGGTTGGTGACATTGTTGACATCAAGGCCAACGGTGCTGTCCAAAAGGGTATGCCACACAAGTACTACCACGGTAAGACTGGTATTGTCTACAACGTCACCAAGTCTTCTGTCGGtgtcatcatcaacaaggtTGTCGGTCACAGATatcttgaaaagagagtCAACTTGAGAGTTGAACACATCAAGCACTCTGCTTGTCgtcaagaattcttgaacagaGTCAAGTCCAACGCTGCTGCTAAGAAGGAAGCCAAGGCCAACggtcaacaagttcaattgaAGAGACAACCAGCCAAGCCAAGAGGTTCCAGAATCATTACCACTGAAGGTAACATTCCTCAAACCTTGGCCCCAGTTCCATACGAAACTTTCATTTAA